In Acidimicrobiales bacterium, the following are encoded in one genomic region:
- a CDS encoding diacylglycerol kinase family protein, which translates to RQALEDGARLLVAVGGDGTVHEVVNGMLDGDGRAHVTGAVLGVVAAGSGCDFVRTFGLPSRPAPAAARLAGGGVRAVDVARIGFVDGGGRPASRFFVNIAEAGLGASTAARAVRMPRSLGQSRYLAAFWAVLPGYRPGSARIDADGAPVYDGRAVNVVAANCRYFGGGMHISPRSDPGDGALELLVFNGRKTDSFTMLPKVYRGRHIPHRSIMELRGGQFRVTAEPALAVEADGEVLGTTPVTIDVVPAALTLKV; encoded by the coding sequence CGCCAGGCGCTGGAGGACGGCGCCCGGTTGCTGGTGGCGGTGGGCGGTGACGGTACGGTGCACGAGGTCGTCAACGGGATGCTCGACGGCGATGGGCGGGCCCATGTCACCGGCGCCGTCCTCGGCGTGGTGGCGGCCGGCTCGGGGTGCGACTTCGTACGCACCTTCGGGCTGCCGTCGCGCCCGGCTCCGGCCGCCGCCCGGCTGGCGGGTGGCGGCGTGCGGGCGGTCGACGTGGCGCGGATCGGCTTCGTCGACGGCGGCGGGCGGCCCGCCAGCCGCTTCTTCGTGAACATCGCCGAGGCCGGCCTGGGCGCGTCGACGGCGGCGCGTGCCGTCCGCATGCCCCGCTCCCTCGGGCAGAGCCGGTACCTCGCCGCCTTCTGGGCGGTGCTGCCCGGCTACCGGCCGGGGTCAGCTCGCATCGACGCCGACGGGGCGCCGGTCTACGACGGGCGTGCCGTCAACGTGGTGGCCGCCAACTGCCGGTACTTCGGCGGCGGCATGCACATCTCGCCCCGCTCGGACCCGGGCGACGGGGCCCTCGAGCTGTTGGTGTTCAACGGCCGCAAGACCGACTCGTTCACCATGCTGCCCAAGGTGTACAGGGGCAGGCACATCCCCCACCGCAGCATCATGGAGCTGCGCGGCGGCCAGTTCAGGGTGACCGCCGAGCCGGCCCTCGCCGTCGAGGCCGACGGCGAGGTCCTCGGCACCACCCCGGTCACCATCGACGTGGTGCCGGCCGCTCTCACGCTGAAGGTCTGA